A section of the Acanthopagrus latus isolate v.2019 chromosome 20, fAcaLat1.1, whole genome shotgun sequence genome encodes:
- the ep300a gene encoding histone acetyltransferase p300 isoform X5, whose product MAENVLDSGPPSAKRPKLSSPALSASASDGNDFGSLFDLEHDLPDELISSNESGLINGGDLSQLHTTLGAGPAGLGPGGGSGGPGGMGLGLGPGGGPGGQDAVAKHKQLSELLRSGAPTSTQQGHQGAMGSPGGPTTMGQHLANMKASPSQGPPQMMGQGQQQHLSPQQQANMMQQQQNAAAGMMGGMNRAMMGAQQKGNNGQQQPGMIGNQVMNGSPRMGFGNQGMGGNSNLLAETLQQPGAGGQAGMRGQQPGAMNKMGMMGNPGGPFGGPYAGQGNQGLGGAGLGPQLQNKGPMANSLAQFNVDKKNQPMQGMAAMGSQQSQTGVGGPSGTPVGGASGMVPNAQAGLVGPGTQVSAASAAAGAPPTADPEKRKLIQQQLVLLLHAHKCQRREQANGEVRQCNLPHCRTMKNVLNHMTHCQAGKSCQVAHCASSRQIISHWKNCTRHDCPVCLPLKNAGDKRNPQSLLGSAAAGLGSSLGAVPGSQPTTPNLNPPSQIDPSSIERAYAALGLTYQGNQVQAQTGQPNMSNQGLQGQAGLRPLNPMGTNPMGVNGGVGTPTQNQQASLLQDTMMHLNVTSQGLMNDASGVGSMPTAGPPSASGMRKSWHEDITQDLRNHLVHKLVQAIFPTPDPAALKDRRMENLVAYARKVEGDMYESANSRAEYYHLLAEKIYKIQKELEEKRRTRLQKQGLGIGPTGMGQPPTGLPPNGPLPDPSMVRPTGPNQMVNRMQGPGMNQFNQMGMQSMGQRSTPPLPMGATGNQMGMVGPRMGQPNVNQLQNQYLSQGQFPGSGPGVGAAQPGMGQSGAQAGIAQTQMGTPPSHPVASPLAQPGSASGPGSVPSVGPMGPQSVGGGGPNSAVGAPASSMTPSNTNQQPNSIPHLAAMRGSSPSPAHSRSPTPHQTPPRHAGSQTPQPHTPNAPQLAPPSVPPQSQHGQGPGSNKSLQQQHMGPAGSTTPSHPGMASSSTPHSAQLPRTPLSQKGSFPADSQALTPASVSSLDTSSQQPQSNTSAGNLDPKMEVKQQDEEEESDTGSCSKGGKLSNLKTEEKPVKSEVKKEECPGEGGKGVPMDTSTTTPMASVKTEDRKPEVKKEVKEEEETSDTTTPQATVKKKIFKPEELRQALMPTLESLYRQDPESLPFRMPVDPQLLCIPDYFEIVKNPMDLSTIKRKLDTGQYQDPWQYVDDIWLMFNNAWLYNRKTSRVYKYCSKLAEVFEQEIDPVMQSLGYCCGRKLEFSPQTLCCYGKQLCTIPRDAAYFSYQNRYHFCEKCFNEIQGETVSLGDDPTQPQTSINKEQFEKKKNDTLDPELLVECMDCGRRMHQICVLHNDTIWPAGFVCDGCLKKANKTRKENKYSAKRLPQTKLGSYLENRINDFLKRQNHPESGEVTIRVVHVSDKVVEVKPGMKSRFVDSGEMSESFPYRTKALFAFEDIDGAEVCFFGMHVQEYGSDCPQPNQRRVYISYLDSVHFFRPRSLRTAVYHEVLIGYLEYVKKLGYVTGHIWACPPSEGDDYIFHCHPADQKIPKPKRLQEWYKKMLDKAVAERIVHDYKDIFKQATEDRLTSAKELPYFEGDFWPNVLEESIKELEQEEEERKREENSTSNESIDDSKGDSKNAKKKNNKKTSKNKSSLSRANKKKPGMPNVSNDLSQKLYATMEKHKEVFFVIRLIAGPMANALPPIVDPDGLMACDLMDGRDAFLTIARDKHLEFSSLRRSKWSSMCMLVELHNQSQDRFVYTCNECKHHVETRFHCTVCEDYDLCITCYNTKGHEHKMEKLGLGLDDESSNQSAATTQSPGDSRRLSIQRCIQSLVHACQCRNANCSLPSCQKMKRVVQHTKSCKRKTNGGCPICKQLIALCCYHAKHCQENKCPVPFCLNIKHKLRQQQLQHRLQQAQMLRRRMASMQRVGQPTPGGAPGGNGLPSPGANNGATGPGTPTSVGTQPPTPQTPTQGNMPALPQQQGVGMGGMGGMGAPVQQQQVQQQGGAMPQQHHLHQFQQVGGGGGGGMMNSPQQQMVPQLQQQPLNVQQLQQQQHPGGLPPYNPRPPGASPLHQSLGKPGLGPATPPQQQQQPNQGQGSMPGQGQQQGPPLAAVETALKIQRLAESQRQMAQAQAQIRGLGQGGMIPPHPHHQNTQAQMGMPHIGAQGMPPQAQGVVGRTMLDPQQQGMLAGMQQSGPQSQLPPQVQQQLQQVQQGGGQLQSANQQWGAGGPAMNPQQRPGMMGHMAPQQQPAVAQQQPMNQQQPQPGNRGLMQVMGVSGGAAGVPAALAGAAASGNLPQAALQDLLRTLRSPSSPLQQQQVLNILRSNPTLMAAFIRQRAARYQGGQGGPGGGGPPQGAPGGVRFQGAAGGLSGVGGPGANQLANMDGQQQVNVNQAGQPGMNMVQGGAGGGNMPTMAQLQQLQQQQQQQQRPMLPGNLQQQQIAALQQQQQQQQQQQQQGAMQTGQQGNMTNMSPQFRELLMRRHLQQQQQQQQQQQQQQQQQQQQQQQQQQQQMGSHGQFQQPQGLQQQPGQQGFMQPGQGQPGIPPSSQPQPGGGVVGGPQQQGGPQGGPGQLGQQQGYPNSMSQVAAALQQRLQHQMQMQQQQQQQQNSIGGHQGQDGGPGGGTGGPGGPPLQPGQGGPGQGQQQQGGAGGGPPLSQTSQGMIHQNIHQRLLQQQHLGGGSPAQHSSPMSPQQQMAQSPHPHLQGQGGLGPAGSLSSQVRSPQPSPRPQSQPPHSSPSPRMQPSSQPQPQPSPHRISPQTQTGSPHPGHLGQHHPSMAPPQPPQSQQQALSQQQGSSVDPSQFSSDQSSIMSQLSGMTGMHSGQAGQSDMLGGNNNSSNNNQELGTNINHNSLDLM is encoded by the exons ATTTCGGCTCACTGTTTGACTTAGAGCATGATCTCCCAGACGAGCTCATCAGCTCTAATGAATCTGGCCTGATCAATGGTGGGGACCTCAGCCAGTTGCACACCACACTGGGAGCAGGACCTGCAGGGCTAGGCCCTGGGGGAGGCAGTGGAGGGCCGGGAGGAATGGGTCTTGGGCTTGGTCCTGGAGGGGGTCCTGGTGGTCAGGATGCAGTGGCCAAGCACAAACAGCTGTCCGAACTTTTGCGTTCAGGCGCACCCACCTCCACCCAACAGGGGCACCAAGGAGCCATGGGCAGCCCAGGTGGTCCCACCACCATGGGGCAACACCTGGCGAACATGAAGGCATCTCCAAGCCAGGGGCCTCCACAGATGATGGGCCAGGGGCAGCAGCAACATCTTTCCCCTCAGCAGCAGGCCAACAtgatgcagcagcaacagaacgCTGCTGCTGGAATGATGGGTGGCATGAACAGGGCCATGATGGGAGCGCAGCAAAAAGGAAATAatggacagcagcagccaggcaTGATTGGGAACCAGGTGATGAATGGCTCCCCCAGGATGGGCTTTGGGAATCAGGGGATGGGTGGCAACAGCAACCTGTTGGCTGAGACCCTTCAACAGCCGGGAGCTGGGGGCCAGGCCGGGATGAGAGGCCAGCAACCTGGAGCGATGAACAAG ATGGGTATGATGGGGAACCCAGGGGGCCCTTTTGGTGGTCCATATGCAGGGCAGGGCAATCAAGGTCTGGGAGGTGCAGGGCTGGGCCCTCAGCTCCAGAACAAAGGTCCCATGGCCAACAGCCTGGCCCAGTTCAATGTAGACAAGAAGAACCAGCCCATGCAAGGAATGGCTGCCATG GGCTCCCAGCAGTCACAAACGGGTGTGGGTGGTCCCTCTGGTACCCCTGTGGGAGGCGCCTCAGGGATGGTGCCCAATGCTCAGGCAGGTCTGGTTGGTCCAGGTACCCAAGTTTCTGCagcatctgctgcagctggagcacCACCCACAGCTGACCCTGAGAAGCGCAAGCTTATCCAGCAACAACTGGTACTCCTGCTTCATGCACACAAGTGCCAGCGGCGGGAGCAGGCCAATGGTGAAGTCCGTCAGTGCAACCTGCCCCACTGTCGCACTATGAAGAACGTCCTCAACCACATGACTCACTGCCAGGCTGGCAAATCCTGTCAGG ttGCTCACTGTGCATCATCAAGGCAGATAATCTCCCATTGGAAGAACTGTACACGACACGACTGTCCTGTCTGCCTGCCGCTGAAGAATGCTGGGGACAAGAGGAACCCGCAGT CTCTACTTggcagtgctgctgcaggtctggGCAGCTCCCTTGGAGCAGTACCTGGTAGCCAACCAACTACTCCCAACCTCAACCCGCCGAGCCAGATCGACCCCAGCTCCATAGAAAGAGCCTATGCAGCTCTGGGCCTCACCTACCAGGGCAACCAGGTCCAGGCTCAGACCGGCCAGCCTAATATGTCCAACCAAGGCCTCCAAGGCCAGGCAGGCTTGAGGCCTCTAAACCCAATGG GTACAAATCCTATGGGAGTAAATGGAGGTGTGGGAACTCCCACTCAGAACCAACAAGCCAGCCTGCTGCAGGATACCATGATGCACCTCAACGTGACAAGCCAAGG TCTGATGAATGATGCGAGTGGGGTCGGCTCCATGCCCACAGCAGGCCCTCCCTCAGCTTCAGGCATGAGGAAAAGTTGGCATGAAGACATCACGCAGGACCTACGAAACCACTTGGTTCACAAGCT TGTTCAGGCCATCTTTCCAACTCCAGATCCTGCTGCCCTCAAGGATCGTCGAATGGAGAACCTGGTGGCATATGCCAGAAAGGTTGAGGGAGACATGTATGAGTCAGCCAACAGTAGA GCTGAGTACTATCACCTGCTAGCGGAGAAGATCTATAAGATccagaaggagctggaggagaagaggcgGACCCGGCTCCAGAAGCAGGGTCTGGGCATCGGTCCGACTGGCATGGGTCAGCCCCCCACTGGACTGCCTCCGA ACGGCCCCCTCCCTGACCCGTCAATGGTGCGACCAACTGGCCCCAATCAAATGGTCAATAGGATGCAAGGCCCAG GTATGAATCAGTTCAATCAGATGGGTATGCAGTCTATGGGCCAGAGGTCCACGCCTCCTCTCCCCATGGGAGCAACTGGCAACCAG ATGGGAATGGTCGGACCTAGGATGGGGCAACCCAATGTCAACCAGCTTCAGAATCAGTATCTATCGCAGGGTCAGTTTCCGGGCTCAGGACCAGGAGTCGGAGCAGCCCAGCCTGGGATGGGTCAATCCGGAGCCCAGGCAGGCATTGCACAG ACGCAGATGGGCACCCCACCCTCTCATCCAGTTGCTAGTCCTCTAGCACAGCCAGGTTCAGCCAGTGGTCCAGGTAGTGTCCCATCAGTGGGGCCCATGGGTCCTCAGAGCGTGGGTGGCGGAGGTCCCAACTCAGCTGTTGGAGCCCCTGCTTCCTCAATGACTCCATCGAACACAAACCAGCAGCCCAACTCCATCCCCCATTTGGCTGCCATGCGCGGCAGTTCGCCCTCCCCTGCTCATAGCCGATCTCCTACTCCTCACCAAACACCCCCCAGACACGCTGGGTCCCAGACCCCACAGCCTCACACCCCTAATGCACCACAGCTGGCTCCACCTTCAGTTCCCCCGCAGAGCCAACACGGCCAGGGCCCCGGCTCCAATAAgtccctccagcagcagcacatgggGCCAGCTGGTTCGACCACTCCGTCTCACCCTGGAATGGCCTCTAGCTCAACGCCGCACAGTGCCCAGCTGCCACGCACTCCG CTGTCCCAGAAGGGTTCATTTCCAGCAGACAGTCAGGCCCTGACTCCAGCCTCTGTCAGCAGCCTGGACACTTCCTCCCAGCAGCCACAGTCGAACACTTCAGCCGGCAATCTTGACCCCAAGATGGAGGTCAagcagcaggatgaggaggaggagagtgataCTGGCAGCTGCTCCAAAGGAGGCAAGCTCAGCAACctcaaaacagaagaaaaacctGTGAAATCAGAGGTGAAAAAGGAAGAGTGTCCTGGAGAGGGAGGTAAAGGAGTTCCCATGGATACATCGACAACAACGCCGATGGCCAGtgtgaagacagaagacaggaaACCAGAGGTAAAGAAAgaggtgaaagaggaagaggagacatcGGACACAACTACACCACAGGCTACAGTGAAAAAGAAGA TATTCAAGCCAGAGGAGCTCCGTCAGGCCCTGATGCCCACACTTGAATCTCTCTACAGACAAGATCCAGAGTCTCTGCCTTTCAGAATGCCTGTGGACCCACAACTGCTGTGCATACCT GACTATTTTGAGATAGTAAAGAACCCTATGGACCTGTCTACTATCAAGCGGAAGCTGGACACAG GTCAGTACCAGGATCCCTGGCAGTATGTGGATGACATCTGGCTGATGTTCAACAACGCCTGGCTATACAACCGCAAAACATCCAGAGTCTACAAGTACTGCTCCAAGCTGGCTGAGGTGTTTGAGCAGGAGATTGATCCTGTCATGCAGAGCCTTGGCTACTGTTGTGGGAGGAAG CTggagttctctccccagacactGTGCTGCTACGGAAAGCAGCTGTGCACTATTCCCCGAGACGCAGCTTACTTCAGCTATCAGAACAG GTACCACTTCTGCGAGAAGTGTTTCAACGAGATCCAGGGAGAGACGGTTTCCCTGGGCGACGACCCCACCCAGCCACAGAC ATCTATAAACAAGGAACAgtttgagaagaagaagaatgacaCACTGGACCCTGAGCT GCTTGTTGAATGTATGGACTGTGGGCGCAGGATGcatcagatttgtgttttgcaCAATGACACAATCTGGCCAGCGGG ttttgtaTGTGATGGCTGCTTAAAGAAGGCAAATAAGACAAGGAAAGAGAACAAGTATTCTGCCAAAA GGTTGCCACAGACAAAGTTGGGCAGTTACCTCGAGAATAGGATAAATGACTTCCTTAAGCGACAGAACCACCCAGAGTCGGGAGAAGTCACCATCCGCGTCGTCCATGTCTCTGACAAAGTTGTAGAGGTCAAACCAGGCATGAAGTCCAG ATTTGTGGACAGTGGAGAGATGTCGGAGTCATTTCCATACAGGACAAAAGCCCTTTTTGCATTTGAGGACATTGACGGAGCAGAAGTCTGCTTTTTTGGTATGCATGTTCAAGAGTACGGATCTGACTGCCCTCAGCCCAACCAGAG ACGAGTATACATATCCTACCTGGACAGCGTACACTTCTTCCGGCCTCGCAGTCTAAGAACAGCAGTCTACCATGAAGTCCTCATTGGCTACTTGGAGTATGTCAAGAAGTTGGG GTACGTCACTGGGCACATCTGGGCCTGCCCTCCCAGTGAAGGGGATGACTACATCTTCCACTGTCACCCTGCAGATCAGAAGATTCCAAAGCCCAAACGCCTCCAGGAGTGGTACAAGAAGATGTTAGACAAAGCTGTGGCAGAGCGGATAGTGCACGATTACAAG GATATCTTCAAGCAGGCTACAGAGGACCGTTTGACCAGTGCCAAGGAGTTGCCTTACTTTGAGGGTGACTTTTGGCCCAATGTGCTGGAGGAGAGCATCAAagagctggagcaggaggaggaggagaggaaacggGAGGAGAACAGCACTTCCAATGAGAGTATTGAT GACTCAAAAGGTGACAGTAAAAAcgcaaagaagaagaacaacaagaagacgAGTAAGAACAAGAGCAGCCTGAGCCGAGCCAATAAGAAGAAGCCAGGGATGCCAAATGTCTCCAATGATCTCTCACAGAAACTTTACGCTActatggaaaaacacaaagag GTGTTCTTTGTGATCCGGCTGATTGCAGGCCCTATGGCAAATGCCTTGCCCCCTATTGTCGACCCTGATGGCCTTATGGCATGTGACCTCATGGATGGCCGTGATGCTTTCTTGACAATAGCTCGGGACAAACACCTAGAGTTCAGCTCGCTGAGGAGGTCTAAGTGGAGCTCCATGTGCATGTTGGTGGAGTTGCATAACCAAAGTCAGGACCGCTTTGTCTACACTTGTAACGAATGCAAGCACCATGTGGAGACTCGTTTCCACTGTACTGTCTGTGAG GATTACGACCTCTGCATCACATGTTACAACACTAAGGGCCACGAGCACAAGATGGAGAAGTTAGGCCTTGGTTTGGATGACGAGAGCAGCAACCAGTCTGCCGCTACGACTCAGAGCCCTGGAGATTCTCGACGCCTCAGCATCCAGCGTTGCATCCAGTCCCTTGTCCACGCCTGCCAGTGTCGAAATGCCAACTGCTCTCTACCGTCCTGTCAGAAGATGAAACGTGTTGTTCAGCACACAAAAAGCTGCAAGAGAAAAACCAATGGTGGCTGCCCCATTTGCAAACAGCTTATCGCATTGTGTTGCTACCACGCTAAGCACTGTCAGGAGAACAAGTGCCCAGTCCCGTTCTGCCTAAACATCAAGCACAAGCTccgccagcagcagctgcagcacaggcTTCAGCAAGCCCAGATGCTACGAAGGAGGATGGCCAGCATGCAGAGAGTGGGCCAGCCCACACCTGGAGGAGCTCCGGGGGGTAATGGCCTGCCCTCTCCAGGAGCCAACAATGGAGCTACTGGTCCTGGCACGCCTACATCTGTGGGTACACAACCTCCAACTCCACAGACACCCACCCAAGGGAACATGCCTGCACTTCCCCAGCAGCAGGGAGTTGGGATGGGTGGAATGGGAGGAATGGGAGCTCCAgtccaacagcagcaggttcagCAGCAAGGTGGGGCCATGCCCCAGCAACACCATCTCCATCAGTTTCAGCAAgtgggtggtggaggtggaggggggatgATGAactctcctcagcagcagatggTGCCTCAGCTCCAACAGCAGCCTCTTAATGTCCAGcaactccagcagcagcagcaccctggTGGTTTGCCTCCGTACAACCCCAGACCCCCTGGAGCTTCCCCTCTCCACCAGTCCCTGGGCAAACCTGGATTGGGTCCAGCCACCCCAccccagcagcaacaacagcccAACCAGGGCCAGGGCTCCATGCCAGGACAAGGTCAGCAGCAAGGGCCCCCTCTTGCTGCTGTAGAGACAGCCTTAAAAATCCAGCGCCTAGCAGagtcacagagacagatggCTCAGGCCCAGGCCCAAATTCGTGGCTTGGGTCAGGGGGGCATGATACCCCCACATCCTCACCATCAGAACACCCAGGCCCAGATGGGCATGCCCCACATTGGGGCCCAGGGCATGCCCCCCCAGGCTCAGGGAGTTGTTGGCAGGACTATGTTAGACCCACAGCAACAGGGAATGCTAGCAGGGATGCAGCAAAGTGGCCCTCAGTCACAATTGCCTCCTCaagttcagcagcagcttcaacaaGTCCAGCAGGGAGGTGGACAACTTCAGTCAGCGAACCAGCAGTGGGGTGCTGGGGGACCAGCCATGAACCCGCAACAAAGACCAGGCATGATGGGTCACATggcaccacagcagcagccagcagttGCTCAGCAACAGCCGATGAATCAGCAACAGCCACAACCGGGAAACCGTGGGCTGATGCAAGTAATGGGTGTATCAGGAGGGGCAGCAGGAGTACCTGCTGCACTAGCAGGCGCAGCTGCATCAGGAAACCTACCCCAGGCAGCACTACAAGACCTCCTGAGAACACTGCGCTCTCCCAGCTCCCCCCTCCAACAGCAGCAAGTCCTCAACATCCTTCGTTCCAACCCAACTCTTATGGCCGCCTTTATCAGACAGAGAGCAGCCAGGTATCAGGGTGGTCAGGGTggccctggaggaggagggcctCCACAAGGGGCCCCTGGAGGTGTGAGGTTCCAGGGGGCTGCTGGAGGGTTGTCTGGTGTTGGAGGGCCCGGGGCTAACCAGCTGGCTAACATGGATGGACAACAGCAGGTTAATGTGAACCAGGCAGGACAGCCGGGGATGAACATGGTTCagggtggagcaggtggagggaaTATGCCCACCATGGCTCAGCTTCAGCagctacaacagcagcagcagcagcagcagcgcccaATGTTGCCTGGGAATCTACAGCAACAGCAAATTGCTGcattacagcagcaacaacagcagcaacaacagcaacaacaacagggaGCAATGCAAACAGGGCAACAAGGCAACATGACTAATATGAGTCCACAGTTCAGAGAGTTGTTGATGAGACGACacctgcagcaacaacaacaacagcagcagcagcagcaacaacagcagcagcagcagcaacaacaacaacaacagcagcagcaacagcagatgGGGAGCCATGGACAGTTTCAGCAACCTCAAggactccagcagcagccaggccAGCAAGGCTTCATGCAACCTGGCCAGGGACAACCAGGGATACCCCCCTCTTCTCAACCCCAGCCTGGGGGTGGAGTTGTTGGGGGTCCCCAGCAACAAGGAGGGCCACAGGGTGGACCAGGACAGCTAGGCCAGCAGCAGGGCTACCCCAACTCCATGTCACAGGTAGCTGCAGCGCTCCAACAGAGGCTTCAGCATcagatgcagatgcagcagcaacaacagcagcaacaaaattCTATAGGCGGGCATCAAGGACAGGATGGAGGGCCTGGTGGAGGTACTGGAGGACCAGGGGGACCTCCACTCCAGCCTGGACAAGGTGGACCAGGACAggggcaacaacaacaaggtggAGCTGGTGGCGGGCCCCCACTGTCGCAAACTTCCCAAGGCATGATTCACCAGAATATCCACCAGaggctcctgcagcagcagcaccttgGTGGGGGCTCTCCAGCCCAACACAGCAGTCCCATGAGTCCCCAACAGCAGATGGCGCAGTCCCCTCACCCCCATCTCCAAGGCCAGGGAGGACTTGGTCCGGCAGGCTCACTCAGCAGTCAGGTCAGGTCACCTCAACCATCGCCAAGGCCGCAGTCACAGCCTCCGCACTCCAGCCCGTCCCCGCGCATGCAGCCCTCCTCCCAACCGCAGCCTCAACCCTCACCTCATCGCATCTCCCCTCAGACCCAGACTGGCTCACCCCACCCAGGCCACCTAGGCCAACACCACCCCAGTATGGCACCACCCCAACCTCCACAGTCCCAGCAGCAGGCATTATCTCAGCAGCAGGGTAGTTCTGTAGATCCcagtcagttcagttcagaccAGTCCTCCATCATGTCCCAGCTGAGCGGGATGACTGGGATGCATAGTGGGCAGGCAGGACAGTCGGACATGTTGGGTGGGAAtaataacagcagcaacaacaaccaggAGCTGGGAACGAACATTAACCACAACAGTTTAGACCTGATGTAG